In Deinococcus proteolyticus MRP, a single genomic region encodes these proteins:
- a CDS encoding VOC family protein has protein sequence MKLQLLDHIAIAARTLDEGSAPYLALGLTPEGADEHMAAQGAWIRAFRIGDTLIELLAPDSEDSTIAKFLEKKGPGLHHTAYRVENIEAAMGEMREAGAPLLNDAPQAGRAGSRVAFLHPKWGQGTLIELVEHGHGAQKHVPEQPDLRAGGIH, from the coding sequence ATGAAGTTGCAATTGCTGGACCACATCGCCATTGCGGCCCGCACGCTGGACGAGGGCAGCGCTCCTTACCTTGCGCTGGGCCTGACGCCTGAAGGCGCGGACGAGCACATGGCGGCCCAGGGAGCTTGGATTCGCGCTTTTCGAATCGGCGACACCCTGATCGAATTGCTGGCCCCCGACAGCGAGGACAGCACCATCGCCAAGTTCCTGGAGAAAAAGGGACCGGGCCTGCACCACACCGCCTACCGGGTGGAGAACATCGAAGCGGCCATGGGGGAGATGCGGGAAGCCGGCGCGCCGCTGCTGAACGACGCTCCCCAGGCAGGCCGCGCCGGCAGCCGGGTGGCGTTCCTGCACCCCAAGTGGGGCCAGGGCACCCTGATTGAGCTGGTAGAGCATGGGCACGGCGCGCAGAAGCATGTGCCGGAGCAGCCGGACCTGCGGGCCGGAGGCATCCACTGA